The Caloenas nicobarica isolate bCalNic1 chromosome 33, bCalNic1.hap1, whole genome shotgun sequence genome contains the following window.
AGACTGTGGAGCGAATGTTTATCAGGGAAGGAAGATGCCTGAACGTTTGCTTCGTGAACGGGTACAGGCTCcaggagagaaggtcagcagcatccGGCTTGGTACactcccccatgcagtaaataatagagtgatCCGGCCAACAAACTGTTCTAAGTTGCACTTCTCCTTGAGAAATCTGAACATTGCTCTGCAAgaagcagaaccctaaattactccctgGCAACATCCTGCCAGtcctggtgccgccattttgagccctgaggtgaccttggtgcccctggggccgccataTTGTGTGCTGAGGTGATCCTGAGCCCGCGACAGCGAAACCCTGGCCGTATATACAGACTGGGCAACGAGATCCTTGAGAGCAGTTCCGCGGAGACAGATCTCCAGGTTCTGTTCCacggcaagttgaacacgagccaacagtgtccctggcaggcAAGAGGCCaacgtgtcctgggtgcatccgGCACAGCATTGcgagccgggcagggaggggattgtcccgctctgctctgcactggtgcggcctcacgtgaggcactgggggcagttctgggtgccagaGGACaaaaaggatctaaagctactggagagtgcccagaggaggccacagagttggtgaagggtttggaggggaagccgtatgaggagcgatTAAATCagtgggtttgttcagcttggaggagactgaggcctcatggcggctacagcttcctcacaaggggaggaggggaggcaggcgctgagctcttctctctggccaCCAACGGTAGAACCCGAGAGAAtgcaggaacatgtgccaggggaagttcagcttggacattaggaaaaggttcttcacgcaGAGGGGggtgcagcactggaacaggctccccagggaggtgtcacggccccaggcctggcaGGATTCAAGAAGCGACTGCGCAgcgccctcagacacacggtgttGATACAGGCCGCGGAGCAAAGGCAGCGCCCGAGGGCAGCCGGGAGGGGccggcgcggagcggagcgctgCGGCTGGAGTGCGCGGGTGGCCTGCTGGCTGCTCCTCGTCCCCTCGTGTCCCACAGGAGCACTTGCAGGTGACCAGCGGGGAGGCTGGGGTGTGATGGGGGgtgcggggcagggagggaggggaacaCACACGCAGGTGAACTTGCCCCGTCAGTATGTGTCCACGGCGGAGGGACtgggcctctggagatcccccggGCTGTTGGCTGCGCTGCACAGGGAACCCTGATGTGGGTGTGCAGGCGCAGCAAGATGGctttggggaagggggtgggaggAGTGACCGTCACTCGTGTGGCTGGGGCCACTGTGTGGGACAGGAACTCAGGCGTGGGCTGCGGGGGGAACACTGGGCGCTGTGACGTTGGGCCCTGGCCGGTGTCACCATGGGggttctcctccagcccctggccCTCCTGGAGCCGTTCctgttccctctcctcttccaggcagagctctttgagggaaaggcagagggaggcacagcagtgtcctgggaagaagcagcaggagctgcaggaaagcaTGGAGCAGCTCGGCATGGAGGTCAGTGTCCCCTCCTCTTCCCGTGTTCCCCCGGCTGTGGTGGCCggggctgtgtcagggcctctgtGCCTCTGTGCGACTCCTCTTCCCTGAACCGTCTGTTGTGCGCTGCTTAGAACACAACTGCCAGGAgcttcagcagctggaggggcaCCAATGAACGCCAGGTGACCGGTTGGAGGGAGGTGGCTGTTGCTTTCCTTCTAAGACGCTCTGCCTGTGCACCCGTACTT
Protein-coding sequences here:
- the LOC136000397 gene encoding uncharacterized protein LOC136000397 gives rise to the protein MKFNKGKCRILHRGQGDLGAPGAAILCAEVILSPRQRNPGRIYRLGNEILESSSAETDLQVLFHGKLNTSQQCPWQARGQRVLGASGTALRAGQGGDCPALLCTGAASREALGAVLGARGQKGSKATGECPEEATELVKGLEGKPYEERLNQWVCSAWRRLRPHGGYSFLTRGGGEAGAELFSLATNGRTRENAGTCARGSSAWTLGKGSSRRGGCSTGTGSPGRCHGPRPGRIQEATAQRPQTHGVDTGRGAKAAPEGSREGPARSGALRLECAGGLLAAPRPLVSHRSTCRQSSLRERQREAQQCPGKKQQELQESMEQLGMEVSVPSSSRVPPAVVAGAVSGPLCLCATPLP